From the genome of Rathayibacter sp. VKM Ac-2759, one region includes:
- a CDS encoding helix-turn-helix transcriptional regulator — MTPLSRVTAATADVLRTLLDSDGPTWGMLVIKATGRPAGSVYPILERLEGAGWVTSAWEKDTERSGPRRRLYELTREGAEAAPAAIARVAAPSRPLTVEARA, encoded by the coding sequence ATGACTCCGCTCTCCCGCGTCACCGCCGCCACCGCGGACGTGCTGCGCACCCTCCTCGACTCCGACGGACCCACCTGGGGGATGCTCGTCATCAAGGCGACCGGCCGCCCGGCGGGCAGTGTCTACCCGATCCTCGAGCGGCTCGAGGGCGCCGGCTGGGTGACCTCGGCGTGGGAGAAGGACACCGAGCGCAGCGGACCGCGCCGGCGGCTCTACGAGCTCACCCGCGAGGGGGCGGAGGCGGCACCCGCCGCGATCGCGCGCGTCGCGGCCCCGAGCCGTCCCCTCACCGTGGAGGCCCGCGCATGA
- a CDS encoding amidase family protein: MVDLSITDALALLESGATTSVALTQQYLDRIAAYDDPYGDQPGLAAVILANPDALATAAELDAERAAGTVRGPLHGIPILVKDNYATFDMPTTAGSASLHTYQTKLDSTAVERLRAAGAIILAKTNMAEFAWHGTYTLSSERGRTHNPYNQANSASGSSGGTGAAVAAGYAPAGLGTDTCGSIVGPSAHQSLVGYRPTMGLTSVTGVVPLSPRQDVSGPMTTTVTDAALLMEVLAGYDPTDPLTVIADEQDSSTYVEGLSDTALEGKRIGYVRWDYEEDPARPGLAETTALIDQAVAELAAQGAEIVEVPTFTREFVSGTLVSGGYLDMRPGIDSFFADTEATWPEGLAALTEPADALTFSDVMADGKTSLLPDDVAFFESNADIPNPAYDAAIAAQDAGKAAMDQFFIDNDLDALAMPTSATSATPDWAGTTFCDVGANTGVPTVSLPAGFTSTGAAAGLELAAPRSQDAALLAMSYDYEQATLHRVAPASTPELPVTEPTPEPTVSPEPTAVPTASPEPTATATATAVPVVPAPSETPTATAKPAAALAHTGTEGTTGLAALAFALVAGGAGALALTATRRRTAQK; encoded by the coding sequence GTGGTCGACCTCAGCATCACCGACGCGCTCGCGCTCCTCGAGTCGGGCGCGACCACCTCCGTCGCCCTGACCCAGCAGTACCTCGACCGCATCGCCGCGTACGACGACCCCTACGGTGACCAGCCCGGCCTCGCCGCCGTGATCCTCGCCAACCCGGACGCACTCGCGACCGCCGCCGAGCTCGACGCCGAGCGGGCGGCCGGCACGGTCCGCGGACCGCTGCACGGCATCCCGATCCTGGTGAAGGACAACTACGCCACGTTCGACATGCCGACCACCGCCGGCAGCGCCTCCCTGCACACCTACCAGACCAAGCTCGACTCCACCGCGGTCGAGCGCCTGCGTGCGGCCGGCGCGATCATCCTCGCGAAGACCAACATGGCCGAGTTCGCCTGGCACGGCACCTACACGCTCAGCTCGGAGCGCGGCCGCACCCACAACCCCTACAACCAGGCCAACAGTGCCAGCGGTTCGAGCGGAGGCACCGGCGCGGCCGTCGCCGCCGGCTACGCCCCCGCAGGCCTCGGCACCGACACCTGCGGCTCGATCGTCGGGCCCAGCGCGCACCAGAGCCTCGTCGGCTACCGCCCCACGATGGGCCTGACCAGCGTCACGGGCGTCGTCCCGCTGTCGCCCCGCCAGGACGTCTCGGGTCCGATGACGACGACCGTGACCGACGCGGCGCTGCTGATGGAGGTGCTGGCGGGCTACGACCCGACCGACCCGCTGACCGTCATCGCGGACGAGCAGGACAGCTCGACCTACGTCGAGGGGCTCAGCGACACCGCCCTCGAGGGCAAGCGCATCGGCTACGTGCGCTGGGACTACGAGGAGGACCCGGCCCGCCCCGGTCTCGCCGAGACGACGGCGCTGATCGACCAGGCCGTCGCCGAACTGGCCGCGCAGGGCGCCGAGATCGTCGAGGTTCCGACGTTCACCCGCGAGTTCGTCTCGGGCACGCTCGTGAGCGGCGGCTACCTCGACATGCGCCCGGGCATCGATTCGTTCTTCGCCGACACCGAGGCGACCTGGCCCGAGGGCCTCGCCGCCCTCACCGAGCCGGCCGACGCCCTCACGTTCTCGGACGTGATGGCCGACGGCAAGACCTCCCTCCTGCCGGACGACGTCGCCTTCTTCGAGAGCAACGCGGACATCCCGAACCCCGCCTACGATGCGGCGATCGCCGCTCAGGACGCGGGCAAGGCGGCGATGGACCAGTTCTTCATCGACAACGATCTCGACGCTCTGGCGATGCCGACCAGCGCGACCTCGGCGACTCCGGACTGGGCGGGCACGACGTTCTGCGACGTCGGCGCGAACACCGGAGTCCCGACCGTCTCGCTGCCGGCCGGCTTCACCTCGACCGGAGCGGCCGCGGGCCTCGAGCTGGCCGCCCCGCGCAGCCAGGACGCGGCGCTGCTCGCGATGTCGTACGACTACGAGCAGGCGACGCTGCACCGCGTGGCCCCGGCCTCGACTCCGGAGCTTCCGGTGACGGAGCCGACGCCGGAGCCCACGGTGTCGCCTGAGCCGACGGCGGTACCCACCGCCTCGCCCGAGCCGACCGCCACGGCGACCGCGACCGCCGTCCCCGTGGTCCCGGCGCCGTCCGAGACTCCGACCGCCACCGCGAAGCCCGCCGCGGCCCTCGCGCACACCGGCACCGAGGGGACGACCGGGCTCGCCGCCCTGGCGTTCGCACTCGTGGCCGGAGGCGCGGGTGCGCTGGCGCTGACCGCGACGCGCAGGCGGACCGCTCAGAAGTAG
- a CDS encoding helix-turn-helix transcriptional regulator — protein MAIVINLDVELAKRKMSVTDLAAAVGITTANISILKNGRAKAVRFSTLDAICEVLGCQPGDILTHVPEDVGSSADLRGDRAAR, from the coding sequence ATGGCGATCGTGATCAACCTCGACGTCGAGCTGGCCAAGCGCAAGATGTCGGTCACCGACCTCGCCGCCGCCGTCGGCATCACCACCGCCAACATCTCGATCCTCAAGAACGGCCGCGCCAAGGCCGTCCGCTTCTCGACCCTCGATGCCATCTGCGAGGTCCTCGGCTGCCAGCCGGGCGACATCCTGACCCACGTGCCGGAGGACGTCGGGAGCAGTGCGGATCTGCGCGGTGACCGAGCAGCCCGCTGA
- a CDS encoding DUF2975 domain-containing protein, translating to MPRTVLVALRALLVLLLLGSLLVQLSVGSVALTALDGGPVDGVLVAVVVAGVLCIEVVLVSIWRLLTLARDDALFAGDHRSDLWVDLAIGAFVAGSVLATVGAVAVFAAVPAPLPALAFALVAVASAALALLVVVMRRLLHLAVEQRSELAEVV from the coding sequence ATGCCCCGAACCGTCCTCGTCGCGCTCCGCGCGCTGCTCGTCCTGCTCCTGCTCGGCTCGCTGCTGGTCCAGCTCAGCGTCGGCTCGGTCGCCCTCACCGCCCTCGACGGCGGGCCCGTCGACGGAGTCCTGGTCGCCGTGGTCGTCGCCGGCGTGCTCTGCATCGAGGTCGTGCTGGTGTCGATCTGGCGCCTGCTCACCCTCGCCCGCGACGACGCGCTGTTCGCCGGCGATCACCGCTCCGACCTCTGGGTCGACCTCGCGATCGGCGCCTTCGTCGCCGGCTCCGTCCTCGCGACGGTCGGCGCCGTCGCTGTCTTCGCGGCCGTGCCCGCCCCGCTCCCCGCGCTCGCCTTCGCCCTGGTCGCCGTGGCGAGCGCCGCCCTCGCCCTGCTCGTGGTCGTGATGCGCCGCCTCCTGCACCTCGCCGTCGAGCAGCGCAGCGAGCTCGCCGAGGTCGTCTGA